One segment of Anatilimnocola aggregata DNA contains the following:
- a CDS encoding DUF1501 domain-containing protein: MSSNIAPNRREFLQSLGQGFGSLALAAMLSAERQPVLAGDAALSPSKGALPQLHHRPRAKRVIQLFMAGAASSIDLFDFKPDLVKHHGEPSNFGEPVEAFQNGLGPWLKPIWDFKPYGKCGKQLAEPVAELGKVADELAFVHNVVGKTGVHSQATLLHTTGFQLPGFPGMGSWCSYGLGSLNDDLPTFVVLPDHRGLASNGTKNWDSAFLPAQHSGTVIYPGNETPIADLYPHKSGSYVNPQSEAATQQLLARINSQHASSRAGDARLESRIRSYELAAKMQLAAPEALDFSQEPEHILKLYGLNNVPAQFEKEINVREETVHFSRKCLAARRLLERGVRFVQIWSGNDNGFPRRNWDSHEDVQRDHGPLAGGMARGASALIQDLKQRGLLDDTIILWTTEFGRMPSSQGGKGRDHNPYCFTNWLCGGGIRGGITYGPSDQWGYKPLNRESPTQVYDIHATMLHLLGIDHTRLSVRHNGIDRRLTDVHGHVIRELIS, translated from the coding sequence ATGAGCTCCAACATTGCTCCGAATCGTCGAGAGTTTCTGCAATCGCTGGGCCAAGGCTTTGGCAGCTTGGCCTTGGCGGCGATGCTCTCGGCGGAACGTCAACCTGTTTTGGCGGGGGACGCCGCTCTATCGCCAAGCAAGGGTGCGCTGCCGCAGTTGCATCATCGGCCGCGTGCCAAGCGGGTCATACAACTCTTTATGGCCGGGGCCGCGAGTTCGATCGACTTGTTCGATTTCAAACCCGACCTGGTCAAGCACCATGGCGAACCGAGCAACTTCGGCGAACCAGTCGAGGCATTTCAGAATGGTCTCGGCCCCTGGCTCAAGCCCATTTGGGACTTCAAACCCTACGGCAAATGCGGCAAGCAACTCGCTGAGCCAGTGGCAGAGTTGGGGAAAGTGGCTGACGAGTTGGCGTTTGTGCATAACGTCGTTGGCAAGACCGGGGTTCATAGCCAGGCCACTCTGTTGCATACTACGGGATTTCAGTTACCCGGTTTTCCCGGCATGGGTTCATGGTGCAGCTATGGCCTGGGGAGCTTGAACGATGACCTGCCGACGTTTGTCGTACTGCCCGACCATCGCGGATTGGCGAGCAATGGCACGAAGAATTGGGATTCAGCATTCCTTCCCGCGCAGCATAGCGGCACCGTGATTTATCCCGGCAATGAAACCCCGATTGCCGACCTCTATCCGCACAAGAGCGGTTCGTATGTAAACCCGCAGAGCGAAGCCGCGACTCAGCAACTGCTGGCCAGGATCAATTCGCAGCACGCGAGTTCACGCGCCGGCGACGCTCGACTCGAGTCACGCATTCGCAGTTACGAGTTGGCGGCGAAAATGCAACTCGCCGCGCCGGAGGCGCTCGACTTTTCGCAAGAGCCTGAACACATCCTCAAGCTCTATGGTTTGAACAATGTCCCGGCGCAGTTCGAAAAGGAAATCAACGTCCGCGAAGAGACCGTTCACTTCTCTCGTAAATGTCTCGCCGCTCGTCGACTCCTGGAGCGTGGCGTGCGCTTCGTCCAGATCTGGTCGGGCAACGACAACGGTTTTCCCCGCCGAAACTGGGACTCCCACGAAGATGTTCAGCGCGATCATGGTCCGCTTGCCGGCGGGATGGCCCGCGGCGCGAGCGCCCTCATTCAAGACCTGAAACAACGTGGCCTCCTCGACGACACCATCATCCTCTGGACTACCGAATTTGGCCGCATGCCCAGTTCGCAAGGGGGCAAGGGGCGGGATCACAATCCGTATTGCTTCACGAATTGGCTGTGCGGCGGCGGCATTCGCGGCGGCATCACGTATGGCCCTAGTGATCAATGGGGATACAAGCCGCTGAACCGTGAAAGTCCAACGCAGGTCTACGATATTCACGCCACCATGCTTCATCTCTTGGGCATCGACCACACTCGCCTCAGCGTGCGACACAATGGCATCGACCGCCGCTTGACCGACGTCCATGGCCACGTCATCCGCGAACTAATTTCCTGA
- a CDS encoding tyrosine-type recombinase/integrase, whose product MSINELLLRYIEFAERYYVKDGKPTKELVCMKEAMRPLRTLFGELSAQEFGPLKLKAVRQHMIDAGLSRGVINQRVNRIKRILKWGVSEELLPAAVHEGVRTVAGLRFGRSAARETEPVGPVADQWVDAVVLHVAPQVATMIELQRFTGMRPGEVVKMRPCDIDRTNDVWLYEPYDHKNRWRGHRRRIPLGPKAQTLIQPFLNRPGDDFLFSPQEAEGHRNTQRAVHRDPNRKTKIYPCELRAQEARKVQSRSRRSKRPKGQRYTSDSYRRAIAYGIAQANRSHRKAVPAKMEVPSWHPNQLRHSFATRVRKDFGVEAAQVGLGHARTDVVEVYAEKNLELAAKVARLTG is encoded by the coding sequence TTGTCCATCAATGAGTTATTGCTGCGGTACATCGAGTTCGCCGAACGGTACTACGTGAAGGACGGCAAGCCAACGAAAGAGCTGGTGTGCATGAAGGAGGCGATGAGACCACTCAGAACGCTCTTTGGCGAATTGAGTGCGCAGGAATTCGGCCCACTGAAGCTCAAAGCAGTTCGGCAGCACATGATCGATGCTGGCCTATCCCGTGGGGTAATCAACCAACGTGTAAACCGGATCAAACGCATTCTAAAATGGGGAGTGAGCGAAGAACTCTTACCGGCCGCAGTCCACGAAGGCGTTCGCACTGTCGCCGGGCTCCGCTTTGGCCGTTCAGCGGCTCGGGAAACTGAACCGGTGGGGCCGGTGGCTGACCAATGGGTCGATGCAGTGGTACTGCACGTTGCACCTCAAGTCGCCACGATGATCGAACTGCAGCGTTTCACCGGCATGCGACCTGGAGAGGTCGTCAAAATGCGTCCGTGCGACATTGATCGTACGAATGACGTTTGGCTTTACGAGCCGTATGACCACAAAAATCGCTGGCGTGGGCATCGCCGTCGCATTCCACTCGGCCCCAAGGCGCAGACTCTGATTCAGCCGTTCCTCAACCGGCCAGGAGATGACTTCCTTTTCTCGCCGCAAGAAGCCGAGGGGCATCGAAACACGCAGCGTGCGGTCCACCGAGATCCCAATCGTAAAACCAAGATTTATCCGTGCGAACTGCGGGCGCAAGAGGCTCGCAAGGTCCAATCGCGAAGCCGCCGGTCGAAACGCCCCAAGGGGCAGCGTTACACCAGTGACAGCTATCGGCGAGCAATCGCATACGGTATCGCTCAAGCCAACCGTTCGCATAGGAAGGCTGTGCCAGCCAAGATGGAAGTTCCCTCTTGGCACCCCAACCAGTTGCGGCACAGTTTCGCTACACGCGTACGCAAGGACTTCGGTGTTGAGGCAGCCCAAGTCGGCCTCGGGCACGCCCGTACCGATGTGGTCGAAGTCTATGCAGAGAAGAACCTTGAACTGGCCGCAAAAGTGGCCAGGCTGACCGGTTAA
- a CDS encoding SUMF1/EgtB/PvdO family nonheme iron enzyme has protein sequence MLWLSSVQPQQTGADGGHAKAPFNATQAKFHQAAWAKHLGTQVETVNSVGAKMILIPPGEFMMGSTDEKVEAALKVADEIKADGVVISRIEKAEGPQHKVIITKPLLMSATEVTIGQFKKFSATGCRSLGGLDRPSFT, from the coding sequence GTGTTGTGGTTATCCTCGGTACAACCTCAGCAAACTGGGGCCGATGGCGGGCACGCTAAGGCGCCCTTCAACGCCACCCAAGCGAAATTCCATCAAGCCGCCTGGGCCAAGCATCTCGGCACGCAGGTCGAGACCGTCAACAGTGTCGGCGCAAAGATGATTCTCATCCCGCCCGGCGAGTTCATGATGGGCAGCACGGATGAAAAAGTCGAGGCGGCCTTGAAGGTGGCCGACGAAATCAAAGCCGATGGCGTAGTCATCAGCCGCATCGAAAAGGCCGAAGGTCCGCAACACAAGGTCATCATTACCAAGCCGCTGCTGATGAGTGCAACCGAAGTAACGATCGGACAGTTCAAGAAGTTCAGTGCCACGGGCTGCCGATCCCTCGGTGGCTTGGATCGCCCAAGCTTTACCTGA